One window from the genome of Acinetobacter sp. LoGeW2-3 encodes:
- a CDS encoding bile acid:sodium symporter family protein yields MLKLLALDRFTILLFVMVILASFMPVSGQAAEVFSSITTIAIAILFFLHGAKLSREAVVEGLMHWKLHTLVFAFTFALFPIIGLLAKPVLVPVLGQELYWGFLFMCFLPSTVQSSIAFTSVAQGNVAGAVCSASFSNIIGMFITPVLVAFFILGQSQHGFDPTSSIIQITLLLLVPFILGQILRPWVFPQMKKMPKIVKFFDQGSILMVVYGAFSSAVVAGLWHQVSLSTLLVLIIACSVLLTLVMLLALFVPRWIGFDKADQKTIFFCGSKKTLASGVPMAQILFIGQPLGMIVLPIMIFHQIQLMVCGIIANMWSKQIEIKTEE; encoded by the coding sequence ATGCTGAAGCTGTTGGCATTGGACCGATTTACGATACTATTATTTGTCATGGTGATACTCGCAAGTTTTATGCCAGTATCAGGGCAGGCGGCTGAAGTCTTTTCATCGATTACCACGATTGCCATTGCTATCTTATTTTTTCTACATGGTGCCAAGTTATCACGTGAAGCAGTGGTTGAAGGGCTAATGCACTGGAAACTGCATACACTAGTTTTTGCATTCACTTTTGCACTGTTCCCTATCATCGGCTTATTAGCCAAGCCGGTGCTGGTTCCAGTTCTGGGCCAGGAGCTATACTGGGGCTTCCTGTTTATGTGCTTCCTGCCATCTACCGTCCAGTCTTCCATTGCTTTTACCTCCGTGGCGCAGGGCAATGTCGCGGGTGCGGTATGTAGTGCCTCATTCTCGAATATTATTGGGATGTTCATTACCCCAGTATTGGTGGCCTTTTTTATCTTGGGCCAGTCACAACATGGCTTTGATCCGACTTCATCCATTATTCAGATTACTTTGCTACTCCTCGTGCCGTTTATTCTGGGGCAAATCCTGCGTCCTTGGGTATTCCCACAAATGAAAAAAATGCCGAAGATCGTGAAATTCTTTGATCAGGGCTCGATTCTGATGGTGGTCTATGGGGCATTCAGTAGCGCCGTTGTGGCAGGGCTGTGGCATCAGGTGAGCTTATCAACCTTGTTAGTGTTAATCATTGCTTGCTCAGTCTTACTAACTTTAGTGATGCTGCTGGCACTGTTTGTACCGCGCTGGATTGGTTTTGATAAAGCTGATCAGAAAACAATTTTCTTCTGTGGCTCGAAAAAGACACTGGCCAGCGGGGTACCCATGGCACAAATCCTATTTATTGGTCAGCCTTTGGGGATGATTGTATTACCGATCATGATTTTTCATCAGATCCAGCTCATGGTCTGCGGTA